The following are from one region of the Deinococcus radiopugnans ATCC 19172 genome:
- the pckA gene encoding phosphoenolpyruvate carboxykinase (ATP), which yields MSLTANSPLTDLGIEHATVHLNPGVDELYAHAIRLGEGVKAATGPLTVHTDKTGRSPKDRFIVEDDETRDTVWWEGFNRPIGGEVFEGLLAKMTKYAEDKELFVQQVFAGTDPEQRIAVRMVTEMAYHSLFVHNMFVRPTPEELANFEADWTVLNIPSFKADPAVDGVRSETFILVNFGRRMIIAGGTQYAGENKKGIFGVMNFLLPGRGVMPMHCSANVGEAGDVALFFGLSGTGKTTLSADPSRKLIGDDEHGWTDTGVFNFEGGCYAKVIRLNPEAEPDIYRTTQTYGTVLENVVLDADGVPDLDDDSLTENTRSAYPITQIDNIQPGSIAGHPKNVVFLTADAFGVLPPLSRLSPDQTMYQFISGFTAKIPGTEEGVTEPSPTFSTCFGAPFMPRHPGEYARLLAKKVADSGATVWLVNTGWSGGMYGQGKRMSIAHTRALINAALSGDLDGVKFEREPFFNLEIPSEVPGVPSEVLNPRDAWTDKAAYDETAKKLARMFRENFKRFEAGVDQSVTDSMPDPDAQS from the coding sequence ATGAGCCTGACCGCCAACAGTCCACTGACCGATCTGGGCATTGAACATGCCACCGTCCACCTCAATCCTGGCGTGGACGAGCTGTACGCGCACGCCATCCGGCTGGGCGAGGGGGTCAAGGCGGCCACCGGACCGCTGACCGTCCACACCGACAAGACCGGCCGCAGCCCGAAAGACCGCTTCATCGTCGAGGACGACGAGACACGCGACACGGTGTGGTGGGAGGGCTTTAACCGCCCCATCGGCGGCGAGGTCTTCGAAGGCCTGCTGGCGAAGATGACGAAGTACGCCGAGGACAAGGAACTGTTCGTGCAGCAGGTTTTCGCGGGCACCGATCCGGAGCAGCGCATTGCCGTGCGCATGGTCACCGAGATGGCCTACCACTCGCTGTTCGTCCACAACATGTTCGTGCGGCCCACGCCCGAGGAACTGGCCAATTTTGAGGCCGACTGGACTGTGCTGAACATTCCCAGCTTCAAGGCCGATCCGGCGGTGGACGGGGTGCGCAGCGAGACCTTCATTCTGGTCAATTTCGGCAGGCGGATGATCATCGCGGGCGGCACCCAATACGCGGGCGAGAACAAGAAGGGCATCTTCGGTGTCATGAATTTCCTGCTGCCGGGGCGCGGCGTGATGCCGATGCACTGCTCGGCCAACGTGGGCGAGGCCGGCGACGTGGCACTGTTCTTCGGCCTCAGTGGGACGGGCAAGACCACCCTCAGCGCCGATCCCAGCCGCAAGCTGATCGGCGACGACGAGCACGGCTGGACCGACACGGGCGTCTTCAACTTCGAGGGCGGCTGCTACGCCAAGGTGATCCGCCTGAATCCGGAGGCCGAGCCCGACATCTACCGCACCACCCAGACCTACGGGACGGTGCTGGAGAATGTGGTGCTGGACGCCGACGGCGTGCCGGATCTGGACGACGACAGCCTGACCGAGAACACCCGCAGCGCCTACCCCATCACGCAGATCGACAACATTCAGCCGGGCAGCATCGCGGGCCATCCGAAGAACGTGGTGTTCCTGACCGCCGACGCGTTCGGCGTGCTGCCGCCGCTGAGCCGCCTGTCGCCGGATCAGACCATGTACCAGTTCATCAGCGGCTTCACGGCCAAAATTCCCGGCACCGAGGAAGGTGTCACCGAGCCCAGCCCCACCTTCAGCACCTGCTTCGGCGCGCCCTTCATGCCCCGTCACCCCGGCGAATACGCCCGCCTGCTGGCCAAGAAGGTCGCGGACAGCGGCGCCACGGTGTGGCTGGTCAATACGGGCTGGAGCGGCGGCATGTACGGCCAGGGCAAGCGCATGAGCATCGCGCATACCCGCGCCCTGATCAACGCGGCCCTGAGCGGCGACCTGGACGGCGTGAAGTTCGAGCGCGAGCCGTTCTTCAACCTGGAGATTCCCAGCGAGGTGCCGGGCGTGCCCAGCGAGGTGCTGAATCCCCGCGACGCCTGGACCGACAAGGCCGCCTACGACGAGACGGCCAAAAAGCTGGCCCGCATGTTCCGCGAGAACTTCAAGCGCTTCGAGGCGGGCGTCGATCAATCGGTGACGGACAGCATGCCGGACCCGGACGCGCAGAGTTAA
- a CDS encoding alginate biosynthesis protein AlgP — MSMKHESTGGVSKRSLLLLGGLAALALNKDVRRSLVGGTRHAWSDAQDTLESTVKPALADAAATAQHTALALTHEAQKSVQQLAHEASRRGASALETWQEEGAPQVQAWLETARETAADLASTAQERAAELAETAQRRGGALAEVAQERGSELAETVQKRGSQLAAAAQDRAAELSAEAQKRAAEAQQEAKKRAARVEKEAQKMAEQRGKQAQQAVQTVRKSAASTLDDVQDSGLGLLSNLQGWMQDTLSDTGDTLENRRRTAEKAISRARRQAEKELSAGKKNWNAKKLDKAVSKKIAPLQKELGKELKTLEKQARLARKSDSGGGGLGAGVTALLLVGGGAVVLARVPAARKAILDAVASVSPDAAQSLHRFSRNARNLIGSAWLEQIEEPASTPAPGAAASTKAGTAGAAWGASPAPGAPATARTQAEEQAGKPAETSATDAPRTDAAQDTQPKTN; from the coding sequence ATGTCCATGAAACACGAATCCACCGGCGGCGTCAGCAAGCGCAGCCTGTTGCTGCTGGGCGGGCTGGCCGCGCTGGCCCTGAACAAGGATGTCCGCCGCTCGCTGGTCGGCGGCACCCGTCACGCCTGGAGTGATGCCCAGGATACGCTGGAAAGCACGGTCAAGCCCGCGCTGGCCGACGCCGCCGCGACGGCCCAGCACACCGCCCTGGCCCTGACCCACGAGGCGCAGAAGTCGGTCCAGCAGCTGGCCCATGAGGCGTCCCGACGCGGGGCCAGCGCCCTGGAAACGTGGCAGGAAGAGGGCGCGCCGCAGGTTCAGGCCTGGCTGGAGACCGCCCGCGAGACGGCGGCGGACCTGGCCTCCACCGCTCAGGAGAGGGCGGCGGAGCTGGCCGAAACGGCCCAGAGGCGGGGCGGCGCACTGGCCGAGGTGGCCCAGGAACGCGGCAGCGAACTGGCCGAAACGGTGCAGAAGCGCGGCAGTCAGCTGGCCGCCGCCGCCCAGGACCGTGCGGCGGAGCTCTCTGCCGAAGCCCAGAAGCGGGCCGCCGAGGCCCAGCAGGAGGCGAAAAAGCGGGCCGCCCGCGTGGAAAAGGAAGCCCAGAAGATGGCCGAGCAGCGCGGCAAGCAGGCCCAGCAGGCGGTCCAGACGGTCCGCAAGTCTGCCGCCAGCACCCTGGACGACGTGCAGGACAGTGGTCTGGGGCTGCTCAGCAACCTGCAGGGCTGGATGCAGGACACCCTGAGTGACACCGGCGACACGCTGGAAAACCGCCGCCGCACCGCCGAGAAGGCCATCAGCCGCGCCCGCCGTCAGGCCGAGAAGGAACTGAGCGCAGGCAAGAAAAACTGGAACGCCAAGAAGCTGGACAAGGCCGTCAGCAAGAAGATCGCGCCGCTGCAAAAAGAGCTGGGCAAGGAACTGAAGACCCTGGAAAAGCAGGCCCGGCTGGCCCGCAAGAGTGACAGCGGCGGTGGTGGCCTGGGCGCAGGGGTCACGGCACTGCTGCTGGTGGGCGGCGGCGCCGTGGTGCTGGCCCGCGTGCCCGCCGCGCGCAAGGCCATTCTGGACGCCGTGGCCTCGGTCAGTCCCGACGCGGCCCAGAGCCTGCACCGGTTCAGCCGCAACGCCCGCAATCTGATCGGCTCGGCGTGGCTGGAACAGATCGAGGAACCGGCCTCGACGCCCGCCCCCGGTGCGGCGGCGTCCACCAAGGCCGGTACCGCCGGCGCTGCCTGGGGCGCGTCTCCCGCTCCCGGCGCTCCGGCCACTGCCCGCACGCAGGCCGAGGAGCAGGCTGGCAAGCCGGCCGAGACCAGCGCCACCGACGCACCCAGGACGGACGCTGCTCAGGACACCCAGCCCAAAACGAACTGA
- the recN gene encoding DNA repair protein RecN: protein MTRKARAPRAEKTVPLSSSPTPVPATAAPEGPALARLEVRNLATIRELELDFAGGLSVFTGETGAGKSIIVDALGLLLGSRANTDLIRTGESDLLVTGFWTHAGDERSASRRLAAQGRGVARLDGEVVSVRELQEWAQTRLTIHWQHSAVSLLGPANQRALLDRGLPDRMAAYTHAYREWHDARARLERLRTGERERARQLDLLTFQAREIAEVAPQPGEEEPLQAELNRLANLETIAQSAAGALTLISDGEENALGFLGEAVRALNASARYDDASAALQQELRAALDSLQAVSGELRAVAEDGAADPEELARVEGRLGALGRLRTKYGPTLDDVLQFQAGVEQELSALNRDEQDAGTLDADVAALMDEVRRAGAALDAARTERAGPLAADLLAVIRELGMPHARLEFQLSPLAEPATYGLSDVTIGFTANPGEDLAPLSDVASGGELSRVMLAISTVLGADTPAVVFDEVDAGIGGGAALAVAEQLWRLARSRQVMVVTHLAQIAARADHHFKVEKAVEGGRTVSRVRPLSPDERLEEIARMLGGNTSEAALGHARELLVGGADD from the coding sequence ATGACCCGCAAGGCCCGCGCCCCACGCGCCGAGAAAACCGTTCCCCTGTCCAGCTCGCCCACGCCGGTCCCGGCCACCGCCGCGCCGGAGGGTCCCGCCCTGGCCCGGCTGGAGGTCCGCAACCTTGCCACCATCCGTGAGCTGGAACTGGACTTCGCGGGCGGTCTGAGCGTCTTTACCGGCGAAACCGGCGCTGGCAAGAGCATCATCGTGGACGCGCTGGGGCTGCTGCTGGGGTCACGGGCCAATACAGACCTGATCCGCACCGGAGAGAGCGATCTGCTGGTCACCGGGTTCTGGACGCACGCGGGGGACGAGCGCAGCGCCAGCCGACGCCTCGCGGCCCAGGGGCGCGGCGTGGCCCGGCTGGACGGCGAGGTGGTCAGCGTGCGCGAGTTGCAGGAGTGGGCGCAGACCCGGCTGACCATCCACTGGCAGCACAGTGCGGTCAGCCTGCTGGGGCCGGCCAACCAGCGCGCCCTGCTTGACCGGGGCCTGCCGGACCGGATGGCCGCCTACACCCACGCCTACCGCGAGTGGCACGACGCCCGCGCCCGCCTGGAGCGTCTGCGCACCGGCGAGCGCGAACGCGCCCGGCAACTGGACCTGCTGACCTTCCAGGCGCGCGAGATCGCCGAGGTGGCCCCGCAGCCCGGCGAAGAAGAGCCGTTGCAGGCCGAACTGAACCGGCTGGCGAATCTGGAGACCATCGCCCAGAGCGCGGCGGGGGCGCTGACCCTGATCTCGGACGGTGAGGAGAATGCGCTGGGTTTTCTGGGTGAGGCCGTCCGTGCGTTGAACGCCAGCGCCCGCTACGACGACGCCAGCGCGGCCCTGCAACAGGAACTGCGTGCGGCCCTGGACAGCCTGCAGGCTGTGTCCGGCGAGCTGCGTGCCGTGGCCGAGGACGGCGCGGCGGACCCCGAGGAACTGGCCCGCGTGGAGGGCCGGCTGGGCGCGCTGGGCCGGTTGCGGACCAAGTACGGCCCCACGCTGGACGACGTGCTTCAGTTTCAGGCCGGGGTGGAGCAGGAACTGAGCGCCCTGAACCGCGACGAGCAGGATGCCGGCACCCTGGACGCCGACGTGGCGGCGCTGATGGACGAGGTGCGCCGGGCCGGGGCCGCGCTGGACGCCGCGCGAACGGAGCGTGCTGGCCCGCTGGCCGCCGACCTGCTGGCCGTGATCCGCGAACTGGGCATGCCGCACGCCCGCCTGGAATTCCAGCTGTCGCCGCTGGCCGAACCGGCCACCTACGGCCTGAGCGACGTGACCATCGGATTTACCGCCAACCCCGGCGAGGACCTGGCCCCGCTGTCGGACGTGGCCTCGGGCGGCGAACTGTCGCGCGTGATGTTGGCGATCAGCACGGTGCTGGGCGCCGACACCCCCGCCGTGGTGTTCGACGAGGTCGACGCCGGCATCGGCGGCGGCGCGGCGCTGGCGGTGGCCGAGCAGCTGTGGCGCCTGGCCCGCAGCCGTCAGGTGATGGTGGTGACCCACCTGGCGCAGATCGCCGCCCGCGCGGACCATCATTTCAAGGTGGAAAAGGCCGTGGAGGGCGGGCGCACTGTCAGCCGGGTGCGGCCCCTGTCGCCCGACGAACGCTTGGAGGAAATCGCCCGCATGCTGGGCGGCAATACCTCCGAGGCCGCGCTGGGGCACGCGCGAGAACTCCTGGTGGGCGGGGCAGACGACTAA
- a CDS encoding protease complex subunit PrcB family protein, whose protein sequence is MKKSLLPVFLLSAGLFSACTMTGPGNLKVHEALLYGGAQERIVWVYGSLTGGTAGSLKLGGQTVELRPQVEDTVATPGSLSVDGKATYRQPTAAITAPLNVTRRSNGSFEVVSPGGLSAVYYTDGQTWSKLSGLNGTVGASAVGGLQSAGQLTAEEAGVLSRALLGQGPLAVGVLADVPGADAPLTVEPTPTEYRRTALYVLPKVATVAADLPPSAGILKPAPSPSAPLPTGARVNFTELASGTQSGVTEATVTVATTPAAAATLYAQAYSRQTGAPTAPDPGGATLVGVFLGQRSTGGYGVTVTGASASGGTLTLVAQVRAPKPGGITTQAITSPWTIVRVEGQYQNVQVVDEAGQPLR, encoded by the coding sequence ATGAAGAAATCCCTCCTGCCCGTCTTTCTCCTGAGCGCGGGCCTGTTCAGCGCCTGCACCATGACCGGCCCCGGCAACCTGAAGGTTCACGAGGCGCTGCTGTACGGCGGGGCGCAGGAACGCATCGTGTGGGTGTACGGGTCATTGACCGGGGGAACGGCGGGCAGCCTGAAGCTGGGAGGTCAGACCGTGGAACTGCGCCCGCAGGTTGAGGACACGGTGGCCACGCCCGGCAGCCTGAGCGTGGATGGCAAGGCCACCTACCGCCAACCCACCGCAGCCATCACCGCGCCGCTGAACGTCACCCGCCGCTCAAACGGCTCTTTCGAGGTGGTCTCTCCTGGCGGCCTGAGCGCCGTGTACTACACCGACGGGCAGACCTGGAGCAAGTTGAGCGGCCTGAACGGCACGGTGGGGGCCAGCGCGGTTGGCGGCCTGCAGAGCGCGGGCCAGCTGACCGCTGAAGAAGCGGGGGTCCTGAGCCGGGCGCTGCTGGGCCAGGGACCGCTGGCGGTGGGTGTGCTGGCCGACGTTCCGGGGGCCGACGCCCCGCTGACCGTGGAGCCCACGCCCACCGAGTACCGCCGCACCGCGCTGTACGTGCTGCCAAAGGTCGCCACAGTTGCGGCGGACCTGCCGCCGTCCGCCGGCATCCTGAAGCCTGCCCCGTCGCCGTCCGCCCCGTTGCCCACAGGAGCCCGCGTGAACTTCACTGAACTCGCCAGCGGCACCCAGTCAGGCGTCACCGAAGCCACCGTCACGGTGGCCACCACGCCCGCCGCCGCCGCCACCCTGTACGCGCAGGCGTACTCGCGCCAGACCGGCGCCCCCACCGCCCCGGACCCAGGCGGCGCCACGCTGGTGGGCGTGTTCCTGGGGCAGCGCTCCACCGGAGGCTACGGCGTAACCGTCACCGGGGCCAGCGCATCGGGCGGCACCCTGACCCTGGTGGCCCAGGTGCGGGCGCCCAAGCCAGGGGGCATCACCACCCAGGCGATCACCAGCCCGTGGACCATCGTGCGGGTGGAAGGTCAGTACCAGAACGTGCAGGTGGTGGACGAGGCGGGCCAGCCGCTGCGCTGA
- a CDS encoding DoxX family protein — protein MRPQPQLALALVRVAVGAVFAWHGFHKIFELGLGNVTAAYGMAGVPLPLLFAPLMAVLELVGGPLLVLGLGARGLAGVLAVMTAGVALAQLISSRPEFIAVEVPLLLLAGSLAVLLGGPGFPALQDRSGAVLAPTPRVPGRRRG, from the coding sequence ATGCGGCCCCAGCCTCAACTGGCCCTGGCCCTGGTCCGCGTGGCGGTGGGGGCCGTCTTCGCGTGGCACGGTTTCCATAAAATCTTTGAACTGGGCCTGGGCAATGTGACCGCCGCCTACGGCATGGCAGGCGTGCCCCTGCCCCTGCTGTTCGCGCCGCTGATGGCGGTGCTGGAGCTGGTGGGCGGCCCGCTGCTGGTCCTGGGTCTGGGCGCCCGCGGGCTGGCCGGGGTGCTGGCCGTGATGACTGCCGGGGTGGCCCTGGCGCAGCTGATCAGCAGCCGGCCCGAGTTCATCGCCGTGGAAGTGCCGCTGCTGCTGCTGGCAGGCAGTCTGGCGGTTCTGCTGGGCGGTCCCGGTTTCCCGGCGCTTCAGGACCGCAGCGGGGCGGTGTTGGCCCCGACTCCCCGCGTGCCGGGCAGACGGCGGGGCTGA
- the recF gene encoding DNA replication/repair protein RecF (All proteins in this family for which functions are known are DNA-binding proteins that assist the filamentation of RecA onto DNA for the initiation of recombination or recombinational repair.), with translation MDPVRLESLSTLNYRNLAPCTLRFGAGVTGVFGENGAGKTNLLEAIYLALTGQTDVGRLEQLVQSGESEAYVRADLESGGSLSVQEVGLGRGRRQLKVDGVRVRAGDLPRGSAVWIRPEDSELVFGSPTLRRAYLDSLLSRLSARYGQQLGRYERTVSQRNAALKGGEAWAMAVWDDALVKLGTEIITFRRRALTRLGELATDANAALGSRKTLELKLLETTTPETYAADLTGRRAEELARGSTVSGPHRDDLVLTLGGFSASEYASRGEGRTVALALRRAELELLAERFGEQPVLLIDDFSAELDPGRRAFLLELAAGVPQAIVTGTERPPGAAAQYWAQSGRFTPLDPLDGPLDMKPEKKAELEEVH, from the coding sequence ATGGACCCTGTGCGCCTGGAGTCCCTCTCAACTTTGAATTACCGCAACCTCGCGCCGTGCACGCTGCGCTTCGGGGCAGGGGTGACCGGCGTGTTCGGCGAGAACGGGGCGGGCAAGACCAACCTGCTGGAGGCCATCTACCTGGCCCTGACCGGGCAGACGGATGTGGGCCGCCTGGAACAGCTGGTGCAGTCCGGCGAGAGCGAGGCCTACGTGCGCGCCGATCTGGAATCGGGAGGCAGCCTCAGCGTGCAGGAGGTGGGCCTGGGGCGCGGGCGGCGGCAGCTGAAGGTGGACGGCGTGCGCGTGCGCGCGGGTGACCTGCCGCGGGGCAGCGCGGTATGGATTCGCCCGGAGGATTCCGAACTGGTCTTCGGCTCGCCCACGCTGCGCCGGGCCTATCTGGACTCGCTGCTGTCGCGCCTGAGCGCCCGCTACGGCCAGCAACTGGGCCGCTACGAGCGCACGGTCTCACAGCGCAACGCGGCCCTCAAGGGCGGCGAGGCGTGGGCCATGGCGGTGTGGGACGACGCGCTGGTGAAACTGGGCACCGAGATCATCACCTTCCGCCGCCGCGCCCTGACCCGACTGGGTGAGCTGGCCACCGACGCCAACGCCGCGCTGGGCAGCCGCAAGACGCTGGAACTGAAACTGCTGGAAACCACCACGCCCGAGACCTACGCCGCCGATCTGACGGGCCGCCGCGCCGAGGAGCTGGCCCGCGGCTCCACCGTGTCGGGGCCGCACCGCGACGATCTGGTGCTGACGCTGGGCGGGTTTTCGGCGAGCGAGTATGCCAGCCGGGGCGAGGGGCGCACAGTGGCGCTGGCCCTGCGCCGCGCCGAACTGGAACTGCTGGCCGAACGCTTTGGTGAACAGCCTGTCCTTCTGATCGACGATTTCAGCGCGGAGCTGGACCCCGGCCGCCGCGCCTTCCTGCTGGAACTGGCGGCTGGCGTGCCGCAGGCCATCGTGACCGGCACCGAGCGCCCCCCCGGCGCGGCGGCACAGTACTGGGCGCAGTCGGGGCGCTTCACGCCACTGGACCCCCTGGACGGGCCACTGGACATGAAACCGGAAAAAAAAGCTGAACTGGAGGAGGTGCACTGA
- a CDS encoding DUF721 domain-containing protein, producing the protein MSWDRYNRDRYNRGRRLSGPRGLGELMGATLGTARIAKGIGRARAILAWPGAVGPDIARITRPRTQQGSVLFVDVRDSAAAHHLSMQRHHFLKALNALLPDAPLSDIRFSVGSVREPVMAPVPPPLPAPDRARARELVREVNEDLRPAALRAAEAITRSRRWREEQGWRPCPVCGEASQEQPCRACALTLQDPNVRRAARTLMGQPEHLTDLPETLGDSGANAARYLAMQRLEEQLDLLALECVRSGQEDGYREFLAQQAGMYLSLYLRRPRADLKRSDRALLPERARNVLSAGR; encoded by the coding sequence ATGTCCTGGGACCGTTACAACCGGGACCGTTACAACCGGGGCCGCCGTCTGAGCGGGCCGCGCGGCCTGGGCGAGCTGATGGGCGCGACGCTGGGCACGGCGCGCATTGCCAAGGGGATCGGGCGGGCGCGGGCGATTCTGGCGTGGCCGGGAGCGGTGGGACCGGACATCGCGCGCATCACCCGCCCCCGCACCCAGCAGGGCAGCGTGCTGTTCGTGGACGTGCGCGACAGCGCCGCCGCCCACCACCTGAGCATGCAGCGCCATCATTTCCTGAAGGCCCTGAACGCCCTGCTGCCCGACGCGCCCCTCAGCGACATCCGCTTCAGCGTGGGCAGCGTGCGCGAGCCGGTGATGGCCCCCGTGCCGCCGCCTTTGCCCGCCCCGGACCGCGCCCGCGCCCGCGAACTGGTGCGGGAAGTGAACGAGGACCTGCGCCCCGCCGCCCTGCGCGCCGCCGAGGCGATCACCCGTTCGCGGCGCTGGCGCGAGGAACAGGGCTGGCGGCCTTGCCCGGTGTGCGGCGAGGCCAGCCAGGAGCAGCCGTGCCGCGCCTGCGCGCTGACCCTGCAAGACCCCAACGTCCGCCGCGCGGCCCGGACGTTAATGGGGCAGCCCGAACACCTGACCGATCTGCCTGAAACCCTGGGCGACAGCGGCGCGAATGCGGCCCGTTACCTGGCCATGCAGCGGCTGGAGGAGCAACTGGACCTGCTGGCCCTGGAATGCGTCCGCAGCGGCCAGGAGGACGGTTACCGCGAGTTCCTGGCGCAGCAGGCGGGCATGTACCTCTCGCTGTACCTGCGCCGCCCACGGGCGGACCTGAAGCGTTCGGACCGCGCCCTGCTCCCCGAGCGGGCACGCAACGTGCTGAGTGCCGGGCGCTGA
- a CDS encoding MogA/MoaB family molybdenum cofactor biosynthesis protein, whose translation MTDPSRPPGPPGDAGTDHAAQQPSSQQHRAAAPRRVRVAVLTISDTRTPDTDTSGQYLLAELRAAGHETVQYRVVRDDAVEIRTALVQFVREATVVLSSGGTGLTGRDVTVPVVESMITKPIPGFGELFRMLSYREVGGAAMLSRALGGLCRGSAIFAMPGSLNAVKTAWEGILRDEIGHLAFEIERHGQPGVVAAGPAAPSVPVPPASQEAAPQPGEPGGSPVRLGRHGKEEPPT comes from the coding sequence ATGACGGACCCCTCCCGCCCCCCTGGACCGCCCGGTGACGCTGGGACGGACCACGCGGCCCAGCAGCCCTCGTCCCAACAACACCGCGCCGCCGCGCCGCGCCGCGTCCGGGTGGCCGTCCTGACCATCAGCGACACGCGCACGCCCGACACCGACACCAGCGGGCAGTACCTGCTGGCCGAGCTGCGGGCGGCAGGCCATGAGACCGTGCAATACCGGGTGGTCCGGGACGACGCCGTGGAGATCCGCACGGCACTGGTGCAGTTCGTGCGCGAGGCGACGGTGGTGTTGTCCTCCGGAGGCACCGGCCTGACCGGGCGCGACGTGACCGTGCCGGTGGTGGAGTCCATGATCACCAAGCCCATTCCCGGCTTTGGCGAGCTGTTCCGGATGCTCAGTTACCGCGAGGTGGGCGGCGCGGCCATGCTGTCGCGGGCGCTGGGCGGGCTGTGTCGGGGCTCGGCCATCTTTGCCATGCCCGGCAGCCTGAACGCCGTCAAAACCGCCTGGGAAGGCATCCTGCGCGACGAGATCGGGCACCTGGCCTTTGAGATCGAGCGCCACGGGCAGCCGGGTGTGGTGGCGGCAGGACCGGCGGCCCCCAGCGTGCCGGTCCCGCCAGCGTCACAGGAGGCCGCGCCACAGCCGGGAGAGCCGGGCGGCTCCCCGGTCCGGCTGGGACGGCACGGCAAGGAAGAGCCGCCCACATAA
- the truD gene encoding tRNA pseudouridine(13) synthase TruD translates to MSLVFEWAALRALTEDGGTGGTLRGVPQDFRVEEVPAYPLSGEGDHLYLHLEKTGHTTAHVLRELGTQLGVRDRDIGVAGLKDRHAVTTQWISVPAKYERRLGEFAVDGVRILDTTRHGNKLGMGHLRGNRFVVRVRDAAGGAAQAGATLHTLSAHGVPNYFGPQRFGLGGLNAEEGLRVLRGESRLRDPRVRRFLISSVQSAVFNAFLSLRLERGVFASLLAGDMAKKHDTGGVFLVEDAAAESPRAERGEVSATGTLFGKKTKPLTLDAGALEAEALALFDLSPAVFASRRGDRRLTRVFPEEASVTPHDDGYTLAFTLPKGSFATSVLREVMKTEVDTAEPEDAEGTDDVGEAE, encoded by the coding sequence GTGAGTCTGGTGTTTGAATGGGCGGCGCTGCGGGCGTTGACGGAAGACGGGGGCACCGGCGGAACGCTGCGGGGGGTGCCGCAGGATTTCCGGGTGGAGGAGGTGCCGGCCTACCCGCTATCGGGCGAGGGCGATCACCTGTACCTGCACCTGGAAAAGACCGGGCACACCACCGCCCACGTGCTGCGCGAACTGGGCACCCAGCTGGGCGTGCGTGACCGCGACATCGGCGTGGCAGGCCTGAAAGACCGGCACGCGGTGACCACCCAGTGGATCAGCGTGCCCGCCAAGTACGAGCGGCGGCTGGGTGAGTTCGCCGTGGACGGCGTGCGGATTCTGGACACCACCCGGCACGGCAACAAGCTGGGCATGGGCCACCTGCGCGGCAACCGGTTCGTGGTGCGCGTGCGGGACGCGGCGGGCGGCGCGGCGCAGGCCGGGGCCACCCTGCACACGCTGAGCGCCCACGGCGTGCCCAACTATTTCGGCCCGCAACGCTTCGGTCTGGGCGGCCTGAACGCCGAGGAAGGGCTGCGCGTGCTGCGCGGCGAATCGCGCCTGCGTGACCCGCGCGTGCGCCGCTTCCTGATCTCCAGCGTGCAGAGCGCGGTGTTCAACGCTTTTCTCAGCCTGCGTCTGGAACGCGGCGTGTTCGCATCGCTGCTGGCGGGCGATATGGCGAAGAAGCACGACACGGGCGGCGTCTTTCTGGTGGAGGACGCCGCCGCCGAGTCGCCGCGCGCCGAACGCGGCGAAGTCAGCGCCACCGGCACGCTGTTCGGCAAGAAAACCAAACCGCTGACCCTGGACGCCGGGGCGCTGGAAGCCGAGGCGCTGGCATTGTTTGACCTGAGCCCTGCCGTCTTTGCCTCGCGGCGTGGGGATCGCCGCCTGACCCGCGTGTTCCCCGAAGAGGCCAGCGTGACCCCACACGACGACGGCTACACCCTGGCCTTCACCCTGCCCAAGGGCAGTTTCGCCACCAGCGTCCTGCGTGAGGTGATGAAGACCGAAGTGGACACCGCCGAGCCAGAGGACGCCGAGGGCACGGACGACGTGGGGGAAGCGGAATGA
- a CDS encoding DUF3293 domain-containing protein, protein MDGALRAAFLSASYGTKDERFRLAAESSAAAPPWAAGTWATVTAWNPGGELQSEAANMRAERELLALIGSRPHLIGVNGEGEWAEPSVILPGFRLRQSAELGRTFGQAAVLSGVGRRVALVWLEADGLRVERFWVRLLSVSAS, encoded by the coding sequence GTGGATGGGGCGCTGCGCGCGGCGTTCCTGTCGGCCAGTTACGGCACAAAGGATGAGCGCTTTCGCCTCGCCGCCGAATCCTCTGCCGCCGCGCCGCCCTGGGCCGCTGGAACGTGGGCCACCGTCACCGCCTGGAATCCGGGTGGAGAACTGCAATCGGAGGCCGCCAACATGCGGGCCGAGCGCGAGTTGCTGGCATTGATCGGCTCCCGGCCCCACCTGATCGGCGTCAACGGTGAAGGCGAGTGGGCCGAACCGTCCGTCATTCTGCCCGGCTTTCGCCTGCGCCAGTCGGCAGAATTAGGGCGGACATTCGGGCAGGCCGCCGTCCTCTCTGGCGTGGGCCGCAGGGTGGCGCTGGTGTGGCTGGAAGCCGATGGTCTGCGTGTGGAGCGGTTCTGGGTGCGGCTTCTCTCAGTCTCGGCATCATGA